A window of Danaus plexippus chromosome 12, MEX_DaPlex, whole genome shotgun sequence contains these coding sequences:
- the LOC116772777 gene encoding retinol dehydrogenase 11-like, which produces MYLVAISAVITMAGVTYWYVNRRKPIRHILSEIKYAIDMQGAGAGGLIDDWVSVWRNRIVLPDCKNKIAVITGGARGIGTEVVRGFLKSNMTVIMGVRNPDSVKKLIETMDNGHNIRAFPLDLQSLKSVKQFATSVLKEFKAIHILVNNAGIMFGDYKLTEDGFERQLAVNHLSHFYLTHLLLPALKNGGKVNEPARIVNVTSCGHFPGKIYFEDINMKEHYDTTAAYAQSKLAQLMIARYINRLLEDKDVPVKCYSVHPGIVDTDLFEKTNFAKFPWIKRAFFKTPEKGAVSIHYACFNEEILSKGGLYIANCKEGFSNRFSKNERHQEKLFRLSCEMVGIDAEKFGRD; this is translated from the exons ATGTATCTGGTAGCTATTTCGGCGGTGATAACTATGGCAGGGGTTACTTATTGGTATGTAAACAGACGAAAACCTATCAGGCATATACTCAGTGAAATTAAATACGCTATAGACATGCAAGGGGCAGGCGCGGGGGGCCTGATAGACGACTGGGTCAGTGTTTGGAGGAACAGGATAGTGTTGCCAgattgtaaaaacaaaatagctGTCATAACGGGAGGAGCTCGGGGCATCGGCACCGAAGTTGTGAGAGGATTCCTAAAATCAAACATGACTGTCATAATGGGTGTTAGAAATCCAGACTCGGTTAAGAAATTGATTGAAACTATGGATAACGGACACAACATACGAGCATTTCCATTGGATTTACAATCACTGAAATCAGTTAAACAGTTTGCAACCAGTGTGTTGAAAGAGTTCAAGGCAATACACATATTGGTGAATAACGCTGGCATAATGTTTggagattataaattaaccgAGGATGGCTTCGAAAGACAACTAGCGGTGAATCATTtgagtcatttttatttgacacaTTTATTGTTACCAGCATTAAAAAACGGAGGCAAAGTCAATGAACCTGCACGAATTGTGAATGTAACATCATGTGGTCATTTTCCCGGAAAGATTTACTTTgaagatattaatatgaaagaaCATTATGATACTACGGCAGCTTATGCACAATCCAAATTGGCTCAG TTAATGATTGCAAGGTATATAAACAGACTGTTGGAAGATAAAGACGTCCCTGTGAAGTGTTATTCAGTACACCCAGGCATAGTGGATACAGATCTGTTTGAGAAGACAAACTTTGCAAAATTTCCATGGATTAAAAGAGCTTTCTTCAAAACACCAGAAAAGGGTGCGGTTTCTATACACTATGCTTGTTTTAATGAGGAGATTTTATCAAAAGGTGGTCTATATATTGCAAATTGTAAGGAAGGTTTCAGCAACAGATTCTCTAAAAATGAGAGACATCAAGAGAAATTATTCAGGCTATCTTGTGAAATGGTTGGAATTGATGCCGAGAAGTTTGGAAGAGATTAG